The Phaseolus vulgaris cultivar G19833 chromosome 5, P. vulgaris v2.0, whole genome shotgun sequence genomic interval AAGCACTGGGCAAGCTGCGCAATACAAATAATGCGGGTCGGGGTGGTTTGTGTTCATCTGAGGAAGAACTTAATACTGTTGTATGTTATGAGTCTGAGTTCTTTTCAGTCCATAGTTCATCAATTTGTCTAGTTATCCCCACATCTATTCTCCATTACTCAGTACTCCTTTGTGGTTGACGGATGCAGATATATAGTTTGCAGTACCGCATACAGCATGAGAGCATTCCGTTGACTGAGGAAAAACAACTCCTCCGAGAAATCAAACAGCTTGAGGGGACAAGGGAGAAAGTTATTGCCAATGCTGCAATGAGAACCAAGTTACAGGAGTCTATGGGGCAGAAAGAAGCCATTCAAGATCAGGTCAAGGTAAGGTGGTTTTATTTGTTTATGCTAATGAATTCCCCCctgttaaaactatttttagtaaatgtgtattattattattcaaaaggTTCTTGAGAAATTAACTTCCATTGCAGCTTATAGGTGGGGATTTGGATGGAgtgaagaaagagagagaagcGATTCGGTCCAAAATCAAGCAAATCGACGATGCCCTGAAAGCCATTGACAAGGATATTCAGTCTCTACAGGAGGAACTGACAGCTGTATCTCAGAAAAGGGACAAATCTTTTGAGAGCATGCAGCAGCTGAAAAGACAGCGTGAGGAGGGGGTATGTTTCACTTTAAAATAAGCAATCCAGTGTGATTTCTTTAGGAAAAGCTTGGTAAACTGGGTGGAAAATCAAAAAGAAGAATATatggaaaatgaaaaagaagaatataTGGAATGCGAAAGAGGAtgaaatgttattttaatttcatctgGTGTTTAGGTAGAGAAGGTGGAGAATGGGATGTTGGAAATAATTTTGTTGAACCTTGTTTTTCCGTTCCCATCTCATTTGTATGGATAAATGTTTGAAGATTGAATGAAACCTGTGCTAAActaatttgtttatttcaatgCTATGTAGCTTTGTGGAATAATATCTGAATTTGCATTAATATTTACTTGTTCAGAATTCCTATTTCTATCGAAGTCGTACAGTTCTGAACAAAGCACGGGATCTGGCTGCCAAGAAAGATATTAATGCTCTTGATGAAGTTTCGCAGACAGAGGTCTGTCCTCATAATATTGGTTCTTATTAACTATCCAATTTTGGGTGATCCATTGCACTTTAACAACCTTCTGATAACTTTTTCCTGCTTTTTTGACTGACGGTTGTGATTGAATCTTATATTTCCCCCTTGATTCCAGGTTGAGACATTTATGGCACTGTGGAACAGTGACAAAGCATTTAGGAATGATTATGAAAAAAGAATTTTGGCCTCATTGGATATGCGTCAGTTAAGCCGGGATGGACGGATGAGGAACCCAGATGAAAAGCCAATACTGGAGGAACCAAAGCCTGCTGAAGCTGAAGCAATACCAAAAACTGTTCCAAAACAGCCAAAGGAGGAGCCTAAGCCTTCTCCACAAGAAACTTTGCCTGCTCAGAAAGAATCCAAAAACAAAGGGAGAGATTTGAAATCCAAACCAGACATTAAGGATTCAGCAGTAACTGATGAATATGAATTTGAAAATCCCAAAAAGGCAACCCCTACCAACGAGCCTGAAATTGATCCTGCAAAGCTGAAAGAGATGAAGCGTGATGAGGAAATTTTGAAAGCAAAGCAGGCTCtggaaagaaagaagaagttAGCTGACAAAGCTGCAGCCAAAGCAGCAATCAGAGCACAAAAGGAAGCTGAGAAGAAGCTTAAGGTGATTTGATTGTTCATTTCTTTTTGTCATTCTGTAGTTATACATTTTCCAAAACCTGAAACCCGTTTTTATAGGACCGTGAGAAGAAAGCAAAGAAGAAAGCTTCGGGTGCTGGAGTTGTTGCCAACCCTGAAGATGAACCAAAAGATGATGTTGTTGAGGCTACTGAACCAGAAAAGGTTAACGATGACATTCAAGCCACTGCTCCTGTGAAGGAAAAGGTCCAAAGGGAGAGTGGTATCAGGTCCAGGAACCGAGCAAGAGGCCCAGATTCTGTTCCAAAAGTTATTCTTAAGCGGAAGAAGTCTAACAATTACTGGGTGTGGGTTGCAGTTGCTGCTTTGTTAGTTCTCCTTTTGGCGGTGCTTGGATACATCTATCTTTTCTGAGATGTTTAGATGTAGAAGCTGtgaaaaaacaattttctaaGCTGGGTGGCTAGGTTTGTGAGGTAGCATAAGTTATATTCATGTTCTATACACCCTCTTGGGAGAAATAGATCAAACACACTTTGTTGTGCTTAGTTCCTGCGTTGGGGAGAAGTTGCATGCATACTTTTTAGCTTGACTTTgtacttttcaaattttgttcAGTTTTCATGAGATGTTACCGGAAACTTTAATCTGTTTCTATAGTTAATTGGTCACAGGAACTTCCTATGATATACTGAACTTTATGATGAGAGATTTTACATATTGGTTGAAACATGACTTGAGATGTGATGGTACAATGAGAATGAATGTCTTTACTAAGCTACAAGAGGTCCAATATGAAATAATCAATGACTTAAGAACACTCAGGTAGAAGTTCAAAAGTGTAGGATAAATAGCAAAGTTCATAACCTATTAAAGTAGGTTACTTGTGCCTGTTAGTAGTTGTGTTAAGGCTACCATGTCTCATTTTAGGTAAATTACACTTTGTACACAGGTGCTGTTtatagttttatatttatttagatcTGAATGAAAATTTTCAGACTGGAGAACTTTCCGCAATATAGCAAATAGCATCCAAATGGATTTTGAGCGCACTGCTTTTTTTAACTTTGTGAGCAAAGTGCATGTTTGGATAATagttgaaatatattttttatgctaAAAGTACATTTTAGATAAAGATATTGTTTAGTCTAGAATAGAAGTGCTTTTGAAAGAGATTAACCGAACCCTAAACATGCTCAAAGTCACTTTCAACCACGATGAGTCACTCTATAAGAAGTATGTTTACGGATATCTATACTATACAGAATGGAAACTTTCGCCACGTGCACcgtcacaattttttttaaaataatttaaaatgaaattatttataattttgtcaaAAGAAGAAATCTTTAAACAGACGTGGCTAATGCAAGAGTAGACATGTGGCAAAGCCATCACAAGACATGTGTCATCTACATCCAAAGACTTCTCATCCACGTTTTGTCTTTCTACACTCAAAAGACTTCTGATCCATGCTGTCTCTCTGAAACACTAATCTacattttctttgattttcttctttgtaGAATCCTAcacccaatttttttttatccacgCTTTGTTTTTTTTGAAATACTAATTCacattttctctattttttcttctcCTATCTTTTGTCTCTACTCACACTTTGTCAAATCATCCATGCTATAAGAACCCTAAACCTGTGTTTGAAATGACGTCAACTGTGAGTGTTTATACCTAGTAATTACTGTAGATTTGGAAACGTGACAATCCTCACGTGTCAcaatccataaaaaaaaacatagattATAGTATTTAActatattacttttaattttttaaaacattttatgtaaaaagaagttaaaaaaaattaacacgtTACATTATAAtgtataatcaattataaacaTAATcgttatattaaatattaaataaatttatattataaaatatttaatccaaacaacatcATTTTCTTCGCACTCTCATCTCAAATCACTCTAAATTTATTTcttcaaatcctcacacatcatctccctaatccaaacataTCATAAATGTTTCTCTCTATCTCAAGAATGTTGTACTTTCCCTTATGTTGTATACTCTACTCTATAAACCTTAAGCATTGTCTTTCTCCATCTTGATAAGGTCACACCCAATCAATAAGTTCTTTTGCTGAGATTTTTTGTTCcaatatttgaatttgaatttgaaagcgTAAGTGGACATCTTTGCCTGCCATCAAAGCTTCCCTAAGGTTGATATTTTAGGCACATTACATGTTCGATACtaattaataatttcttttattttgtaagGTCAAAggttatatttgaatttgaattttaaataattaattttgtcatTATGAGGGTCCTTAAGGCTTATATATGGGTTCAATTGCAAGTTCAATTATGGAAAAGGATAAAATAAGAAGCAGAGCAATTTTGAGAGTGAAAGACCTCAAGAGAGAAAAAGTTGTTGCAAgtatgacaattttttttttctttaagattttttgtttttttgttcttatttagctgcaatttgtttttaaattcataataaTGAATTCTTCTATATATGTCACTACATTTTTCTTGAGATGGTTTGATTAGTTTTCACTTTGAACATATTGAaatgtatataattaatttagaaatagtATATGTCTTTTTCTTGCTAATTTACAAATTAAGAAAGCTTTGAGAGAAGTCAAGGTACAAGTTAATCATGGATAGAATATTAGACATCACAAAATTACTAGAGTCACAAAAGAGCTCGTCAGAGGCTTAATGTAAGGAACTTTTGCTTTGATTTCCATTTTAATTGTTGCTTTGTGTACTGGTCGGTACCGAACGAACCAGTCATTCGATGTTGGTAACCGACTGACTGCCTTCAAATACATCTAAGGCACTCAATAAATGACAATTGCGACAGTTATGGAAATTCCCTACAAATCAGGGTCATATCCCGTCGAATCCGAGTAACACCCCGAAAAATCAGCTAACACAGATCACTCACGCCGCCTACGATCACTCACGCCGCCTCCAATTGCTCGCTCGCACGCCTGCGACTCCACTTCCGCACCGCTGCCAGACCGCACCATTGCTGCAGGTGCTGCCGCCACTCCTTCTCCACCACACAAGGCAAGTTTTTTTTCTACAAATTAATTGGAGATTTTTGTGTATGTGGTTTGAAATTTTGGTATAAATTGGGGATTTGTGtttatttcttttgaatttttttatgtaaattggggatttgtgtttatttggtttgaaattttgatataaattggGTATTTGGGTTTATCTGCATATAAATTAGGGATTCTATATTTTCCAACAGGATCTCAATTTGCAAATTGATTGTAATGGATGAAGAATGTAATATGCCTATTTATGAGTTTGAATTGGAGGAAGATGATAATACTGAGAAACAATCTAAAATTGTTGAAcctgaaaaaaagaaaagggatAAGACTAGCACATCTAATTGTTGGAGGTATTTTACTAGGATTAAGGAGGGAAAGGATGGAAAAGAAAGGGCAAAGTACAATAGTtgcaacaaaatatatataacttgtGGAAGAAAATATAGGACTTTTCATTTAAATCGTCACATTATGAAATGTGTTAAAAGAAAATCTGAAGATGtggcaaaaaaaaaatagatcaaGTTGTACATCAGGAATTGTTGTCTAGTCTAGTTATTAGCCACGATTTGCCTTACAAATTTTTTGAGTATCCCGAACTTAGGACTTGGATAAACTACTTGTGTCCTTATGCAATTATGATTTCTAGAAACACTGTTAAGGCTGATATTGGGAGAATgtatatgaaagaaaaaataattcttaaggAATTGATTGCTTCCATTCCTAGTAGGATATGCTTAACTTCTGATTTATGGACATCTATTAATATTGAGGGTTTCATATCATTGACTTCACATTTTGTTGACCTGAATCGGAAGTTAAATACCAAGCTACTAAACTTTTGTCATATGCCTCCCCCTTACACAGGTTTTGAGTTGTCTAAgaaaattaatgattttttacaaaattggGGACTAGAGAAAAAGATGTTTTCTATGACTTTGGATAATGCTTCTGCTAATGATGTTCTccaaaaaactttaaaaagacAACTTATTTTGTAAAATGGTTTGATATGTGGTGGTGAATTCTTTCATGTCCATTGTTGTGCACAcatattgaatttaattgttcaAGAAGGATTAAAGGTGCTTGGTGATGCTTTGGACCAAATTAGAAATAGCATCAAGTATGTGAAGGGTTCGGAAAGTAGAATGGTGAAATTTAAACAATGCTTTGAAAGGTTTAGTGATATTGATGCATCATCTGGGTTGTGTCTTGATGTCCCTACAAGATGGAACTCCACTTATTTGATGATTAATAGTGCTCTTAAATATCAACGTGTTTTTGGAAGCTTGCATTTGGTTGATGAATCTTATAAATATTGCCCTACAGAGGAAGAGTGGGAGAGAGCTGGAAAAATTTGCAAGTTCTTGTTACCCTTTTATGAAATCACTAACTTGATTTCTGCTACAAGTTATCCTACTTCCAACttgtattttttacaattttggAAAATTCAATGTTTATTGATGAAAAATGTGAAGGATGAAGATGTACTAATTAAGAACATGGCTAAATTGATGATAGTAAAGTTTGAGAAATATTGGGATGAATATAGCGTTGTAATTGCATTTGGTGCAACTTTAGACCCAAGGATGAAGTTAGAAACATTGGGATTTTGCTTTGAAAAAATTGATTCACTTACTTGGGAACTAAAATTGGAAAAGATCAAGGAAAAAATTTACAAACTTTTTGCTGAATATTCTACCAAAGGTTTCACAACATCATCAAGTGTTCAAAAGCAAAAGCAAGGACAATCTTCATTCTCATCATCTATGTCTAAACCAAGTCTTTTTTATGTAAGttatttactttaataatacttattaatgcactttaattcatttttaattttttttacagcaATCCATTATACTAACTTATTACATCATTATAGGAATTAAAAATGCGCAAGCTTCAAGTAGCTAATAAAGCAGGAAGGTCACAACTTGACACTTATTTGGATGAACCAACTTTGGATTTTGACTATTTAGAGCATATGGATGTGTTAGATTGGtggaaaaataatagttaacATTTTTCTGATCTTGCTTTAATGGCTAGAGATTTGTTGAGCAACCCTATAACCACAGTTGCATCAGAATCTACATTTAGCATTGGTTCTCGAATTCTTAACAAGTATAGAAATCGACTTTGGCCTGAAAACGTGGAAGCAATCATTTGTACTTCTAGTTGAAAGCATGAATTTTCTGAAGGTAATtcgattattttaatttatcttatttttatgaaaatttaattaattaattgtcattgttttaatgtATGCAGATGACggggaagattataattatgaaaaaatggatgaaagttcttctaaagcagcatccaatgttattgaaatggaagaatgtcaataatgtttatgtttaatgtttttgaattaatgtttatgtttatgtttaatgtttttgaattaggtatttttaatgttttggaagtggaagaatagtgatatttgatatttatcttaatgtttaatgttttgatgtttgactatgtttgaaaaggaagaaaaaaaattaggtttggtagtaacaaatatataggtttaatttgacaattttttaagaacaaaatgtaaaaaaaaaatttaatttttttaaaaaaagaacgtgagtcagctcttatgcggggcgggtcggGAATTCAagcccgcaataactttgcggggcgggccaacccgATCCGCATTTTTGCGGGCCAATGCGGGGTGGGttggcccgctttgccacccaTAAGTTAAACATTAATTAACAATGATGATTTATTTGCTTGGACAACCTCATATATGCTCGGAGTAAGCTCAAGCATCATTACACATCGACTCTTAGTATACAAGGAAGCAAGACTAATCACccagaagaaaagaaaaatgggtGAAGAAAAGTGCAATGTCGCACGAAAATAAGTTGATAAATTGGTCAAAGTTGGCTTCATCAAGAAAGCACATTACACCACATGGTTAGAAAATGTACTCATGGTTAAAAATCAAATGGtaaatggaggatgtgtactGAATagaccgacctgaacaaagtctacccaaaggattcttatcctttacCAAACATCGATCGCCTAGTTGATAGAGCGACCGATCATCTCAtttttgttagaatgtatggctttaaactagaggggggggggtgaatggtttaaataggattttcgcaaaccttttagtctagaatgaaattcctttgagaaaacttgattcagaatccagttagccaaaaacacaaagcaatttaatacagcaccagaaaaacaatcggttgtttcgcagaaagaatcggttgtttataccagttgacAAATATACAAACAGAAATcaaagagtttaagggagagagagagattgcacaaactgtttatactggttgacaacctcaagagcacacaacacttcttggccaaccacaccagagtttacacaaagtacaaaaggattacacttgttacagaatgaactgaaataaatacaaatgaaatcctattccactctcttgatcaaagcaagcTCAAAGCAATCTTTGTGTTCTTATGTTCTTATCTTCATCCATTGTCAATTCGGTTTTCATTATGTTCTTCCGATTCCTTCCATGCTCTTTTACATTTCGCccttcatcatcaatcaccatattcttgtatttttcctttgccctctagaagtgaactttcacacttacttaaccacttggttaagtttgtttccagtggggatcttctttgggttctcaccatataattgCTAAAAATTATCAATCTAAAATGGaatcatctaaaatcaactcacatcatagtatgacagggttgacttatataacaggtcaagttagttatctttcaaacaacttatcCATTAATATGAACCTCTTTTGACTTtaaccacctgaataacttcaattatatagttttattatctcaggagagtcaggatatctccttctagaggAATCCCtaatcaatgcacatcctaaacaatcttaacaatgtattttctttcctaaaaatactatgtcttgatatAAATTCATATTCTAAATCTCACAATATCCAAAACCACACAATTACATCATACGAAAGTGTAGAATTTCAAACCACTCAAAATTTCATCCAATAATCacataaatatctaattaatgaatttttcaattaaatatacataaaatcAAAGTCTACATAATTTATAAGTAGAAACTATacagaaagaaagaaaccaaCCTTTTAAagctaatataaaaaaaatcagtaatACTTTTTACAAAGAGTCTAACTTGAGCAAGAATCAACCCGAGAGCacctaaattttcattttattctcgcttaagcgagaatTATCTCGCTCAGGCGAGATAATTCTGCATATTTGTTAGGATATTTCTGCATAAACATGttatatttgttatattttaaaccAACAtttcattcaattcataaatctATAACTCTACACATTACATTGGCATTTCCTACTCAGAATTATACCAACACTCTCATTGCGTCATTGAACTATTATATCaatctatacatatatatatatatatatatatatgatttctaaaccaaaatcatttaaaatcaaacaaccaattctcatcaaacattccatttgaatttgaattgagTCAACAAACTATTCAATACATTTATTAACTCATTCAATTATAAACTCATATACATTCTACAAGAAGGACCTTAGCAAAAGAAGAACTGAACATAGGCCAGAGTATCAGATGTTCTTTCTTATGGTCTTCTTAAAAGACAAGtgtatgtaaataaattggtctcactttgggggtccaaatagaagaataagctagagtagggtgtgcttagtaatttaaGTAGAGTGTGATTAGTAATTTGTGTTTGTGccaagcccacctttcatgacatgtgcacctaggtttagggtttctttgacctacaTTCTTGAAGGTTTCTCACAATTGACACCCCTACCCCTTTATCTTGCTCTTCAGgacactctctcctataaataaaGTGTCTTGCCTCGTGTTATTACACTTGAATTTGAATTAAGAAGAGGAACTTTGTTTTAGTGATTAGTGAGTTTTGTCTCCTAAATTATCTTGGGTTGTATCTTGAGAGCAGtgcacctcaagtggcggctcctCACCATTCATCTTGGAAGCTCCCAcccttccaagtggcgtgactccTTACTCCAttttccataagctttcttcatctcttcacATATTCATTTCTTTTCTTTGCGCCACTTTCCATTCCATTTTATATCTTTCTCTACTCTTTAATTTCGgcctttacatttttttttctttatcttgtttcttgttttaattTCGCGCCTCATCATCATTTTCACCATATAAtaatgttttctctttgacctctagaagtgaaccttcacacatacttaaccacttggttaagttcgtgtccagtgggaatcttcattgggtttctcaccataacTGTTAATCTCAAAAAGCCTAAACAAAAGTGAAACCTTTAAAATGTgccaatctaaaatcaactcacaccagacgttgagtatcattggCGTATAATAATGTTGCATGTTCCCAAACTTCTAAACATGTCTCATAGGTtcgaaaaatttgttttaaagatgagtgaatggtaaatttgataacaatgcataattgagcatcaattttcaacAAACGGGAAACCTCATTTTTAGCAACACTGGGACGAataagatgatcaacataaccttgactcttaatccataatttaatatttgaggtccaagtgtcataattggttccatcATAATTAGTATATATAGACGGATCAGGCATAGTGACAGTGGAAGAAGCTATAGATGACAAGGACAAATCCAGTCACTAACCAATTGGCAAGAGCAACAACGATGGCGGCTCCGATGAAACTCTGACGGTGGCTTCGATGGCAGTTCTGGCGTCAAGGAGGCGGTGGGATGATGATTGAAAAATACTAGTGAACAGTGggttcacaaaaaaaaaattgaatcatAACCCTatgctctagataccatattaaaataaaaggaaataagAATATGATAAATctcttgtgtatattgaacacatagtattatgtttatatagaaaaaaaaaatatgggttAACTCCAttacaaaaatagaaatatctaacaatatatataatatctaataaaattaaattcttaaatcgtttaaaatcttaataaatacaaatcctaaattatttaatgtcctactcaaatgaaaatctgaaataaattaaattttcaaattattcaaaattttaaataaatacaaatctaaattattttatgtcctacttaaataaaaatataaaatataaattttaaattatttaatgtcctagctacataaaattctaaaataaataaaattcctaaattattcatattcttaaataaatacaaatcttaaatcatttaatgtcttacttaaataaaaatatgaaataaataaaatattaaaattatttaaatttctaaataaataaaaatgctaaattatttaatgttctacTTAAATACAAATTGGAAATAAATaagaattataaattatttaaaatcctaaataaatac includes:
- the LOC137835276 gene encoding proton pump-interactor 1-like is translated as MAVEVVGFEMVQGPVENGAEGGKPVLHEKENGKLEKDVGAVEAIKFGSHGDESAKGNDVSEANVPRDAAEEWPAPKQIHSYYFVRWRPYEDPTIKSKIDLLDKEISKKNQGRFQITEALKAKRSERAELISQIKSLRGDSRQFQSIVDEKIKEIEPLQQALGKLRNTNNAGRGGLCSSEEELNTVIYSLQYRIQHESIPLTEEKQLLREIKQLEGTREKVIANAAMRTKLQESMGQKEAIQDQVKLIGGDLDGVKKEREAIRSKIKQIDDALKAIDKDIQSLQEELTAVSQKRDKSFESMQQLKRQREEGNSYFYRSRTVLNKARDLAAKKDINALDEVSQTEVETFMALWNSDKAFRNDYEKRILASLDMRQLSRDGRMRNPDEKPILEEPKPAEAEAIPKTVPKQPKEEPKPSPQETLPAQKESKNKGRDLKSKPDIKDSAVTDEYEFENPKKATPTNEPEIDPAKLKEMKRDEEILKAKQALERKKKLADKAAAKAAIRAQKEAEKKLKDREKKAKKKASGAGVVANPEDEPKDDVVEATEPEKVNDDIQATAPVKEKVQRESGIRSRNRARGPDSVPKVILKRKKSNNYWVWVAVAALLVLLLAVLGYIYLF
- the LOC137834112 gene encoding zinc finger BED domain-containing protein RICESLEEPER 2-like — encoded protein: MDEECNMPIYEFELEEDDNTEKQSKIVEPEKKKRDKTSTSNCWRNTVKADIGRMYMKEKIILKELIASIPSRICLTSDLWTSINIEGFISLTSHFVDLNRKLNTKLLNFCHMPPPYTGLKVLGDALDQIRNSIKYVKGSESRMVKFKQCFERFSDIDASSGLCLDVPTRWNSTYLMINSALKYQRVFGSLHLVDESYKYCPTEEEWERAGKICKFLLPFYEITNLISATSYPTSNLYFLQFWKIQCLLMKNVKDEDVLIKNMAKLMIVKFEKYWDEYSVVIAFGATLDPRMKLETLGFCFEKIDSLTWELKLEKIKEKIYKLFAEYSTKGFTTSSSVQKQKQGQSSFSSSMSKPSLFYELKMRKLQVANKAGRSQLDTYLDEPTLDFDYLEHMDVDLLSNPITTVASESTFSIGSRILNKYRNRLWPENVEAIICTSS